A region of Phalacrocorax carbo chromosome 7, bPhaCar2.1, whole genome shotgun sequence DNA encodes the following proteins:
- the SFT2D3 gene encoding vesicle transport protein SFT2C, with protein sequence MAGNPDAATRQDGGEGGGRLLVAPGRGPRSAMADLGRQLQEYLAQSKAAATGSSTAAPAPPRAGCSQEEAGSDGLRAWLGPLNPFQPGRGAPPAAAVPGSVLSSGSNWPWATEADPCLPGLSRWQRLAGSGLCLLLAALCFGLAALYAPLLLLRARKFALLWSLGSLCALGAAALLRGPSRLLREPNRGFLLYLGALGGTLYAALGLRSTLLTALGAALQLGAAAAALLVALPGGAAGLRRLGSLLSAALRRRGKALPV encoded by the coding sequence ATGGCCGGTAACCCGGATGCAGCTACTCGACAAGATGGCGGCGAGGGTGGCGGGCGGCTTCTTGTAGCGCCCGGGAGGGGTCCTCGCTCCGCCATGGCGGATCTGGGCCGGCAGTTGCAGGAGTACCTCGCGCAGTCAAAGGCCGCTGCCACCGGCAGCTCCACTGcggcccccgcgccgccgcgcgCCGGCTGCTCGCAGGAGGAGGCGGGGAGCGACGGCTTGAGGGCCTGGTTGGGCCCGCTGAACCCCTTCCAACCGGGCCGCGgtgccccccccgccgcggcggtgCCCGGGTCGGTGTTGAGCTCAGGGTCGAACTGGCCGTGGGCGACCGAGGCGGACCCGTGCCTGCCGGGTCTGTCGCGCTGGCAGCGGCTGGCGGGGAGCgggctgtgcctgctgctggccGCCCTCTGCTTCGGGCTGGCCGCGCTGTAcgccccgctgctgctgctccgcGCCCGCAAGTTCGCGCTGCTCTGGTCCCTCGGCTCCCTCTGCGCCCTGGGCGCCGCCGCCCTGCTGCGCGGGCCCTCCCGCCTGCTGCGGGAGCCCAACCGCGGCTTCCTCCTCTATCTCGGCGCCCTCGGCGGCACCCTCTACGCGGCGCTGGGGCTGCGCAGCACCCTCCTGACGGCGCTGGGCGCTGCCCTCCAGCtgggcgctgccgccgccgcgctTCTGGTCGCGCTACCCGGGGGCGCCGCCGGCCTGCGGCGCCTGGGCAGCCTCCTCAGCGCTGCgctgcgccgccgcggcaaagcCCTGCCGGTGTGA